A single region of the Lates calcarifer isolate ASB-BC8 linkage group LG3, TLL_Latcal_v3, whole genome shotgun sequence genome encodes:
- the LOC127139076 gene encoding uncharacterized protein LOC127139076, translated as MYLDSNLKIEVISSLFGKTLQLYDHTHGKTVDVLSVADFFYNTIIRKRQAYVEEFFINEEQFFDPQFDFDFSNLSDSSECRRGDELYERPKGWYRMALKVGGKYPDGDTWLGTGGWRNHSVPGEWPVSYHGTSLDGAKGIIRTHYKAGNGQVYGRGIYSTPDIHVAEKEQFAKTFTSKTTGKSYKVILQNRINPKKRMICWTSDYWLIRVDEGTSDKEERQIVESSIRPYGILIKEINQQRLNSLSMQQGGSPTQKLHFRGHPHHQSTLVHQLPLHSSVRNPRSVVHPSSHSLHPHQPSLQTLNLSLLHRHPPTSIYTF; from the exons ATGTATTTGGACTCAAATTTGAAAATTGAAGTTATATCTTCACTTTTTGGAAAAACCCTACAACTTTATGACCACACACATGGGaaaactgttgatgttttgtctgttgctgattttttttataacacCATCATCAGGAAAAGACAGGCTTATGTGGAGGAGTTTTTCATCAATGAGGAACAATTTTTTGACCCACAATTTGACTTCGACTTCTCTAATCTCTCTGACTCTTCTGAGTGCAGGAGAGGTGATGAGCTGTATGAGCGTCCAAAAGGGTGGTACCGCATGGCATTAAAGGTTGGCGGTAAATATCCAGATGGAGACACCTGGTTGGGCACTGGTGGATGGAGGAATCACTCTGTACCTGGAGAATGGCCTGTTTCCTATCATGGAACAAGTTTAGATGGAGCCAAAGGCATCATCAGGACTCACTACAAAGCAGGAAATGGTCAAGTGTATGGAAGAGGAATCTACTCAACACCTGACATACACGTTGCTGAGAAAGAGCAATTCGCCAAGACCTTCACATCGAAGACAACAGGGAAAAGTTACAAAGTGATCCTGCAAAATCGCATCAATCCTAAAAAGAGAATGATTTGCTGGACATCAGACTACTGGCTCATCCGTGTTGATGAAGGAACATCTGacaaggaggagagacagatagTCGAGAGCTCTATTCGGCCTTACGGCATTCTGATCAAGGAAATAAATCAG CAGCGGCTCAATTCATTGAGTATGCAACAAGGTGGTTCCCCAACTCAGAAACTCCACTTCAGAGGTCATCCCCACCACCAGTCGACATTGGTCCATCAACTTCCTCTCCATTCTTCTGTACGCAACCCCAGATCCGTCGTTCATCCTTCATCCCACTCCCTTCATCCCCATCAACCATCCCTCCAGACCCTCAATCTATCACTCCTACATCGTCACCCGCCCACCTCGATCTATACTTTTTAA